From the Anser cygnoides isolate HZ-2024a breed goose chromosome 24, Taihu_goose_T2T_genome, whole genome shotgun sequence genome, one window contains:
- the AHDC1 gene encoding transcription factor Gibbin isoform X2: MKFEPQSGREVEVGGTALSTWLLLLFSTQLKGECSLIWTRGEEKRSGTGICQEGAGKQRARRRDGSSVACQPGALENGASPPAEWFPRAQGSGLRQPSSDGDGPDRSFKVNLHCKHPRPRELKCNSRSSSKAEGPCLTIPDPHVSNCSAKRHAGEEEFRMRVKPPGPVVTTSVVRGSPDYVREPKFYPPGHPAQRPPACPAEKALSCSVLSFPEGSCPALGREHQAGSLLHGDPADRCQSVHGGTKAAEDLLGCAGEPRILGGSAEEAAARDRAPKTFPNATLASGRCNVDSIVALLRSKCGNGHINLHPVVQLIDIMKDLNRLSEDLKSSGVHLDCGSLRGGGGGGHEDGRLLPADRDLQYSFFSSPSLANSIRSPEERGVLCKAEPPRHPRPPARDGEAEGGGGSAPQPPPASKAPAEEAGCSQPDAGDYSDLAEADILNELASLACPGTQLLESQSMEAQPQLLPAQELDSQSRLLDSQSLESQPQLLDSQSLEPLPESLELQNLEPLGLQSLEPLSESLELQSLEPLSESLELQSLEPLAEPLGLQTLEPLPGALEPQLLEARAPLLATEPSLLEAQTLGPVPELLEAQAGTGDPLRPHGLQPRLGGCPLSGVVKRGPCGGRGAGRCGEDHRKYALRRTDKPKMLCRRRRAGRGRRADVAPESRVLPLALPAEVPPGPEEPSTPLLTPPPPPEALDPDEVPKAPAVAGKKSKCRGVRKMVVKMAKIPVSLGRRNKTTYKVSSLSSNLNLEGKELAASSSMEPTPLLKMKNNGRNVVVVFPPGEMPIILKRKRGRPPKNLLLGQAKPKEPAPEVKKRRRRKQKLASPQPSYIADTNDSKADYSDVLAKLAFLNRQSQCSGRCSPPRCWTPSEPESIHQAPDTQSISHFLHRVQGFRRRGGKAGGFGGRGGGHAARASRCSFSDFFEGIGRKKKAPAAVHADPVHPRKRGRPEPDPVGKPKRKRRTRKNGVLFPEQNPGQSFSDSASEWAGEKGSPWAPHHGHAAGQASRNCSYQGAEARPFHAAALESGSSGRAGFYAGSAASSQAEVSQERHSLFTGYFRSLLDSDDSSDLLDFALSASRSESRKSAAAYTAPPNALAGQRGGLAAYPARGGKVAASAAAPGAEAAFHAAMQGRQAFPPGRPAAGYGVAQGASECRGAEAFPKLVPPSAVSRSPTAHPAASGTPGYPQYGGYSAGQSVAPASVFPPGKQYPSAQDCPTSKDCSFAYGSGSSLPSSPSSAHSAGYAQQTAGPSLPLGKASFFNSAEGGQFSSAAHTPLRCDSRASTVSPGGYMVPKGSASFQPSPENCRQFPSASQWAFRQGYGGLDWSSEAFSQLYNPGFECHLNEPNVILDISNYTPQKAKQQTVSETFSESSSDSTQFNQPAGYRRANSEASSSEGQSSLSSLEKLMMDWNEASSAPGYNWNQSVLFQSNSKPGRGRRKKVDMFDTSHLNFSSSSSSSSVYPSKRSTGPRQPRGSRGACASKKERGTGKAKFPTKSQPVNPLFQESTDLGLDYYSGDSSMSPLPSQSRGFGVGERDPCDYAGPYSMNPSTPSDGTFVQGFQSDSPGLGQPDLESKHFPALPHQLAAPGQQTVFEAGLQKAFSPNCSPTLAFKEDLRAGDLRKLPACDSLKHSMQGGALPHAPHMACRDLPMPQPHYDSPSCKNPPYWYSPNASTRSPSSYDGKAGAGMLVDFMGRTDPSCLNPHLSSPSGTHPPKGEKEPLEMSRAHHRGPYACPLINDLNISPVPRDSMLQLQDNYRYPSFAPQGHPVMAPTQKSGFLGPMVEQQHPEDTFTVTSL, translated from the exons ATGGGAGCTCGGTCGCCTGCCAGCCCGGCGCACTGGAGAACGGTGCCAGCCCGCCAGCCGAGTGGTTCCCGCGCGCCCAGGGCTCCGGCCTCCGCCAGCCCAGCAGCGACGGCGACGGCCCCGACCGCAGCTTCAAAGTGAACCTGCACTGCAAGCACCCGCGGCCCAG AGAGCTCAAGTGcaacagcaggagcagcagcaaagccgAGG GTCCCTGTCTCACCATCCCCGACCCCCATGTCAGCAACTGCTCGGCCAAGCGGCACGCGGGGGAGGAGGAGTTCAGGATGCGCGTGAAGCCCCCGGGCCCAGTGGTAACGACCAGCGTTGTGCGCGGCTCGCCCGACTACGTCCGAGAGCCCAAGTTCTACCCGCCGGGGCACCCGGCGCAGCGGCCCCCGGCCTGCCCGGCGGAGAAGGCCTTATCCTGCAGCGTGCTGAGCTTCCCTGAGGGCTCGTGCCCCGCGCTCGGCCGGGAGCACCAGGCAGGCTCGCTGCTGCACGGCGACCCGGCCGACCGGTGCCAGAGCGTGCACGGCGGCACCAAGGCGGCCGAGGACTTGCTGGGCTGCGCCGGCGAGCCCCGGATCCTGGGGGGCAGCGCGGAGGAGGCAGCCGCCCGCGACCGGGCGCCCAAGACCTTCCCCAACGCGACGCTGGCCTCGGGCCGCTGCAACGTCGACAGCATCGTCGCCCTGCTCCGGAGCAAGTGCGGCAACGGGCACATCAACCTCCACCCCGTGGTGCAGCTCATCGACATCATGAAGGACCTCAACCGCCTCTCCGAGGACCTCAAGAGCAGCGGGGTGCACCTGGACTGCGGCAGCCTccgtggcggcggcggcggcggccacgAGGACGGCCGCCTCCTGCCCGCCGACCGCGACCTCCAGTACAGCTTCTTCTCCTCGCCCTCCCTGGCCAACAGCATCCGCAGCCCCGAGGAGCGCGGGGTGCTCTGCAAAGCGGAGCCGCCgcggcacccccggcccccggcccgcgACGGGGAGGccgagggcgggggggggagcgccccgcagcctcctccagcctccaAAGCGCCCGCGGAGGAAGCCGGTTGCTCCCAGCCCGACGCCGGCGACTACTCGGACCTGGCCGAGGCGGACATCCTGAACGAACTGGCCTCCCTGGCATGCCCGGGGACGCAGCTGCTGGAGTCGCAGTCGATGGAGGCGCAGCCCCAGTTGCTCCCGGCCCAAGAGCTGGACTCCCAGTCCCGGCTGCTGGATTCCCAGTCGCTGGAGTcgcagccccagctgctcgATTCGCAGAGCTTGGAGCCGCTGCCGGAGTCGCTGGAGCTACAGAACCTGGAGCCGCTGGGGCTGCAGTCGCTGGAGCCACTCTCCGAGTCGCTGGAGCTGCAGTCGCTGGAGCCGCTCTCCGAATCGCTGGAGCTGCAGTCGCTGGAGCCGTTGGCGGAGCCGCTGGGGCTGCAGACGCTGGAGCCGCTGCCCGGAGCCTTGGAaccgcagctcctggaggcgcgggccccgctgctggcaACCGAGCCCTCGCTGCTGGAGGCGCAGACCCTGGGACCCGTGCCGGAGCTGCTGGAGGCGCAGGCGGGCACCGGGGACCCACTGCGGCCCCACGGCCTGCAGCCCCGCCTGGGGGGGTGTCCCCTGAGCGGCGTGGTGAAACGCGGCCCctgcgggggccggggggccgggaggTGCGGCGAGGACCACCGCAAGTACGCGCTGCGCCGGACTGACAAGCCAAAGATGCTGTGccgcaggaggagggcagggcgAGGGCGCCGGGCGGACGTCGCCCCCGAGAGCCGCGTCCTgcccctcgccctgcccgcCGAGGTGCCCCCGGGGCCCGAGGAGCCCAGCACCCCGCTGCTgacccccccgccaccccctgAAGCCCTGGACCCCGACGAGGTGCCCAAGGCCCCCGCCGTGGCGGGGAAGAAGAGCAAGTGCCGCGGGGTGCGGAAGATGGTGGTGAAGATGGCCAAGATCCCCGTGTCGCTGGGGAGGAGGAACAAAACCACCTACAAGGTCTCGTCACTCAGCAGCAACCTGAACCTGGAGGgcaaggagctggcggccagcagCTCCATGGAGCCCACGCCGCTGCTCAAGATGAAGAACAACGGGCGCAACGTGGTGGTGGTCTTCCCCCCCGGCGAGATGCCCATCATCCTGAAGCGCAAGCGGGGCAGGCCCCCCAAGAacctgctgctgggccaggccAAACCCAAGGAGCCCGCCCCGgaggtgaagaagaggaggaggaggaagcagaagcTGGCCTCGCCCCAGCCCTCTTACATCGCCGACACCAACGACAGCAAAGCCGACTACTCGGACGTGCTGGCCAAGCTGGCCTTCCTCAACCGGCAGAGCCAGTGCTCGGGGCGCTGCTCGCCGCCCCGCTGCTGGACGCCCAGCGAGCCCGAGTCCATCCACCAGGCACCCGACACCCAGAGCATCTCCCACTTCTTGCACCGCGTCCAGGGCTTCCGCCGGCGCGGCGGCAAGGCGGGCGGCTTCGGCGGGCGCGGCGGTGGGCACGCCGCCCGCGCCTCCCGCTGCTCCTTCAGCGACTTCTTCGAGGGCATCGGCAGGAAGAAGAAGGCCCCGGCCGCCGTGCACGCCGACCCCGTGCACCCGCGCAAGAGGGGCCGGCCGGAGCCCGACCCCGTGGGCAAGCCCAAGCGCAAGCGGCGGACCCGCAAGAACGGGGTGCTCTTCCCTGAGCAAAACCCCGGCCAGAGCTTCAGCGACAGTGCCTCCGAGTGGGCTGGGGAGAAGGGCAGCCCTTGGGCCCCCCACCATGGCCACGCCGCCGGCCAGGCCAGCCGCAACTGCAGCTACCAAGGGGCCGAGGCCAGGCCCTTCCACGCCGCGGCGCTGGAGTCGGGCTCCTCCGGCCGGGCCGGCTTCTACGCCGGCAGCGCAGCGTCCTCGCAGGCCGAGGTCAGCCAGGAGCGGCACAGCCTCTTCACGGGGTATTTCCGCTCCTTGCTGGACTCGGACGACTCCTCCGACCTGCTGGACTTCGCCCTCTCGGCCTCGCGCTCCGAGTCCCGTAAATCGGCGGCCGCCTACACGGCTCCCCCCAACGCCCTGGCGGGCCAACGGGGGGGTCTGGCCGCCTACCCGGCCCGGGGGGGCAAAGTGGCGGcgtcagcagcagcccctggcgCCGAGGCCGCCTTCCACGCGGCCATGCAAGGCCGCCAGGCCTTCCctcccggccgccccgccgctgGTTACGGGGTGGCCCAAGGAGCCTCGGAGTGCCGCGGCGCCGAGGCCTTCCCCAAGCTGGTGCCACCCTCGGCCGTGTCGCGGTCGCCCACGGCACACCCGGCGGCCAGCGGCACCCCCGGCTACCCCCAGTACGGCGGCTACAGCGCGGGGCAGAGCGTGGCGCCCGCCAGCGTCTTCCCCCCGGGGAAGCAGTACCCGTCGGCGCAGGACTGCCCCACCAGCAAGGACTGCAGCTTCGCCTacggcagcggcagcagcctCCCGTCCTCCCCCAGCAGCGCCCACAGCGCCGGCTACGCGCAGCAGACGGCCGGCCCCAGCCTGCCGCTGGGCAAGGCCTCCTTCTTCAACAGCGCCGAGGGCGGCCAGTTCTCCAGCGCCGCGCACACCCCGCTGCGCTGCGACAGCCGGGCCAGCACCGTCTCGCCCGGAGGCTACATGGTGCCCAAAGGCTCGGCCTCCTTCCAGCCCTCGCCCGAGAACTGCCGGCAGTTCCCCAGCGCGTCCCAGTGGGCTTTCCGGCAGGGCTACGGCGGGTTGGACTGGAGCTCGGAGGCCTTCAGCCAGCTCTACAACCCGGGCTTCGAGTGCCACCTCAACGAGCCCAACGTCATCCTGGACATCTCCAACTACACCCCGCAGAAGGCCAAGCAGCAGACGGTCTCGGAGACCTTCTCCGAGTCCTCCTCCGACAGCACCCAGTTCAACCAGCCGGCCGGCTACCGGCGCGCCAACAGCGAGGCCTCGTCCAGCGAGGGCCAGTCCAGCCtctccagcctggagaagctCATGATGGACTGGAACGAGGCGTCCTCGGCCCCCGGCTACAACTGGAACCAGAGCGTCCTCTTCCAGAGCAACTCCAAGCCCGGACGGGGCCGGCGGAAGAAGGTGGACATGTTCGACACGTCCCACCTGAACttctcctcctcgtcctcctcctcctccgtgtACCCCTCCAAGAGGAGCACggggccccggcagccccggggctcccgTGGGGCTTGCGCCTCCAAGAAGGAGCGGGGAACGGGCAAGGCCAAGTTCCCCACCAAGTCGCAGCCGGTGAACCCCCTCTTCCAAGAGAGCACGGACCTGGGCTTGGACTACTACAGCGGGGACAGCAGCATgtcccccctgccctcccagtCCCGGGGCTTCGGGGTGGGCGAGCGGGACCCCTGCGACTACGCCGGGCCCTACTCCATGAACCCCTCCACCCCCTCGGACGGGACGTTCGTGCAGGGCTTTCAGAGCGACTCCCCCGGCCTGGGGCAGCCGGATTTGGAGAGCAAGCACTTCCCCGCCCTCCCTCACCAGCTGGCAGCCCCCGGCCAGCAGACTGTCTTCGAGGCCGGCCTGCAGAAAGCCTTCTCGCCCAACTGCTCGCCCACGCTGGCCTTCAAGGAGGACCTGCGGGCGGGCGACCTCCGCAAGCTGCCCGCCTGCGACTCGCTCAAACACAGCATGCAGGGGGGGGCCCTGCCGCACGCCCCGCACATGGCCTGCCGCGACCTCCCCATGCCTCAGCCACACTACGACTCCCCCAGCTGCAAAAATCCCCCCTACTGGTACTCGCCCAACgccagcacccgcagcccctCCTCGTACGACGGCAAGGCGGGGGCCGGCATGCTGGTGGACTTCATGGGCAGGACGGACCCCTCGTGTCTCAACCCCCACCTGAGCAGCCCGAGCGGCACCCACCCCCCCAAGGGCGAGAAGGAGCCCTTGGAGATGTCCCGGGCTCACCACCGAGGCCCCTACGCTTGCCCCCTGATCAATGACTTGAATATCTCCCCCGTACCGAGAGACTCtatgctgcagctgcaggacaaCTACAGGTACCCCAGTTTTGCACCCCAAGGGCACCCCGTCATGGCCCCCACCCAGAAGAGCGGGTTTTTGGGGCCGATGGTAGAGCAACAGCACCCCGAGGACACTTTTACGGTCACCTCATTGTAG
- the AHDC1 gene encoding transcription factor Gibbin isoform X3, which produces MLSLKVASGAEGSGTPAGGQDAAPADGRSLPKRAGSGGLGAQQPADGSSVACQPGALENGASPPAEWFPRAQGSGLRQPSSDGDGPDRSFKVNLHCKHPRPRELKCNSRSSSKAEGPCLTIPDPHVSNCSAKRHAGEEEFRMRVKPPGPVVTTSVVRGSPDYVREPKFYPPGHPAQRPPACPAEKALSCSVLSFPEGSCPALGREHQAGSLLHGDPADRCQSVHGGTKAAEDLLGCAGEPRILGGSAEEAAARDRAPKTFPNATLASGRCNVDSIVALLRSKCGNGHINLHPVVQLIDIMKDLNRLSEDLKSSGVHLDCGSLRGGGGGGHEDGRLLPADRDLQYSFFSSPSLANSIRSPEERGVLCKAEPPRHPRPPARDGEAEGGGGSAPQPPPASKAPAEEAGCSQPDAGDYSDLAEADILNELASLACPGTQLLESQSMEAQPQLLPAQELDSQSRLLDSQSLESQPQLLDSQSLEPLPESLELQNLEPLGLQSLEPLSESLELQSLEPLSESLELQSLEPLAEPLGLQTLEPLPGALEPQLLEARAPLLATEPSLLEAQTLGPVPELLEAQAGTGDPLRPHGLQPRLGGCPLSGVVKRGPCGGRGAGRCGEDHRKYALRRTDKPKMLCRRRRAGRGRRADVAPESRVLPLALPAEVPPGPEEPSTPLLTPPPPPEALDPDEVPKAPAVAGKKSKCRGVRKMVVKMAKIPVSLGRRNKTTYKVSSLSSNLNLEGKELAASSSMEPTPLLKMKNNGRNVVVVFPPGEMPIILKRKRGRPPKNLLLGQAKPKEPAPEVKKRRRRKQKLASPQPSYIADTNDSKADYSDVLAKLAFLNRQSQCSGRCSPPRCWTPSEPESIHQAPDTQSISHFLHRVQGFRRRGGKAGGFGGRGGGHAARASRCSFSDFFEGIGRKKKAPAAVHADPVHPRKRGRPEPDPVGKPKRKRRTRKNGVLFPEQNPGQSFSDSASEWAGEKGSPWAPHHGHAAGQASRNCSYQGAEARPFHAAALESGSSGRAGFYAGSAASSQAEVSQERHSLFTGYFRSLLDSDDSSDLLDFALSASRSESRKSAAAYTAPPNALAGQRGGLAAYPARGGKVAASAAAPGAEAAFHAAMQGRQAFPPGRPAAGYGVAQGASECRGAEAFPKLVPPSAVSRSPTAHPAASGTPGYPQYGGYSAGQSVAPASVFPPGKQYPSAQDCPTSKDCSFAYGSGSSLPSSPSSAHSAGYAQQTAGPSLPLGKASFFNSAEGGQFSSAAHTPLRCDSRASTVSPGGYMVPKGSASFQPSPENCRQFPSASQWAFRQGYGGLDWSSEAFSQLYNPGFECHLNEPNVILDISNYTPQKAKQQTVSETFSESSSDSTQFNQPAGYRRANSEASSSEGQSSLSSLEKLMMDWNEASSAPGYNWNQSVLFQSNSKPGRGRRKKVDMFDTSHLNFSSSSSSSSVYPSKRSTGPRQPRGSRGACASKKERGTGKAKFPTKSQPVNPLFQESTDLGLDYYSGDSSMSPLPSQSRGFGVGERDPCDYAGPYSMNPSTPSDGTFVQGFQSDSPGLGQPDLESKHFPALPHQLAAPGQQTVFEAGLQKAFSPNCSPTLAFKEDLRAGDLRKLPACDSLKHSMQGGALPHAPHMACRDLPMPQPHYDSPSCKNPPYWYSPNASTRSPSSYDGKAGAGMLVDFMGRTDPSCLNPHLSSPSGTHPPKGEKEPLEMSRAHHRGPYACPLINDLNISPVPRDSMLQLQDNYRYPSFAPQGHPVMAPTQKSGFLGPMVEQQHPEDTFTVTSL; this is translated from the exons ATGGGAGCTCGGTCGCCTGCCAGCCCGGCGCACTGGAGAACGGTGCCAGCCCGCCAGCCGAGTGGTTCCCGCGCGCCCAGGGCTCCGGCCTCCGCCAGCCCAGCAGCGACGGCGACGGCCCCGACCGCAGCTTCAAAGTGAACCTGCACTGCAAGCACCCGCGGCCCAG AGAGCTCAAGTGcaacagcaggagcagcagcaaagccgAGG GTCCCTGTCTCACCATCCCCGACCCCCATGTCAGCAACTGCTCGGCCAAGCGGCACGCGGGGGAGGAGGAGTTCAGGATGCGCGTGAAGCCCCCGGGCCCAGTGGTAACGACCAGCGTTGTGCGCGGCTCGCCCGACTACGTCCGAGAGCCCAAGTTCTACCCGCCGGGGCACCCGGCGCAGCGGCCCCCGGCCTGCCCGGCGGAGAAGGCCTTATCCTGCAGCGTGCTGAGCTTCCCTGAGGGCTCGTGCCCCGCGCTCGGCCGGGAGCACCAGGCAGGCTCGCTGCTGCACGGCGACCCGGCCGACCGGTGCCAGAGCGTGCACGGCGGCACCAAGGCGGCCGAGGACTTGCTGGGCTGCGCCGGCGAGCCCCGGATCCTGGGGGGCAGCGCGGAGGAGGCAGCCGCCCGCGACCGGGCGCCCAAGACCTTCCCCAACGCGACGCTGGCCTCGGGCCGCTGCAACGTCGACAGCATCGTCGCCCTGCTCCGGAGCAAGTGCGGCAACGGGCACATCAACCTCCACCCCGTGGTGCAGCTCATCGACATCATGAAGGACCTCAACCGCCTCTCCGAGGACCTCAAGAGCAGCGGGGTGCACCTGGACTGCGGCAGCCTccgtggcggcggcggcggcggccacgAGGACGGCCGCCTCCTGCCCGCCGACCGCGACCTCCAGTACAGCTTCTTCTCCTCGCCCTCCCTGGCCAACAGCATCCGCAGCCCCGAGGAGCGCGGGGTGCTCTGCAAAGCGGAGCCGCCgcggcacccccggcccccggcccgcgACGGGGAGGccgagggcgggggggggagcgccccgcagcctcctccagcctccaAAGCGCCCGCGGAGGAAGCCGGTTGCTCCCAGCCCGACGCCGGCGACTACTCGGACCTGGCCGAGGCGGACATCCTGAACGAACTGGCCTCCCTGGCATGCCCGGGGACGCAGCTGCTGGAGTCGCAGTCGATGGAGGCGCAGCCCCAGTTGCTCCCGGCCCAAGAGCTGGACTCCCAGTCCCGGCTGCTGGATTCCCAGTCGCTGGAGTcgcagccccagctgctcgATTCGCAGAGCTTGGAGCCGCTGCCGGAGTCGCTGGAGCTACAGAACCTGGAGCCGCTGGGGCTGCAGTCGCTGGAGCCACTCTCCGAGTCGCTGGAGCTGCAGTCGCTGGAGCCGCTCTCCGAATCGCTGGAGCTGCAGTCGCTGGAGCCGTTGGCGGAGCCGCTGGGGCTGCAGACGCTGGAGCCGCTGCCCGGAGCCTTGGAaccgcagctcctggaggcgcgggccccgctgctggcaACCGAGCCCTCGCTGCTGGAGGCGCAGACCCTGGGACCCGTGCCGGAGCTGCTGGAGGCGCAGGCGGGCACCGGGGACCCACTGCGGCCCCACGGCCTGCAGCCCCGCCTGGGGGGGTGTCCCCTGAGCGGCGTGGTGAAACGCGGCCCctgcgggggccggggggccgggaggTGCGGCGAGGACCACCGCAAGTACGCGCTGCGCCGGACTGACAAGCCAAAGATGCTGTGccgcaggaggagggcagggcgAGGGCGCCGGGCGGACGTCGCCCCCGAGAGCCGCGTCCTgcccctcgccctgcccgcCGAGGTGCCCCCGGGGCCCGAGGAGCCCAGCACCCCGCTGCTgacccccccgccaccccctgAAGCCCTGGACCCCGACGAGGTGCCCAAGGCCCCCGCCGTGGCGGGGAAGAAGAGCAAGTGCCGCGGGGTGCGGAAGATGGTGGTGAAGATGGCCAAGATCCCCGTGTCGCTGGGGAGGAGGAACAAAACCACCTACAAGGTCTCGTCACTCAGCAGCAACCTGAACCTGGAGGgcaaggagctggcggccagcagCTCCATGGAGCCCACGCCGCTGCTCAAGATGAAGAACAACGGGCGCAACGTGGTGGTGGTCTTCCCCCCCGGCGAGATGCCCATCATCCTGAAGCGCAAGCGGGGCAGGCCCCCCAAGAacctgctgctgggccaggccAAACCCAAGGAGCCCGCCCCGgaggtgaagaagaggaggaggaggaagcagaagcTGGCCTCGCCCCAGCCCTCTTACATCGCCGACACCAACGACAGCAAAGCCGACTACTCGGACGTGCTGGCCAAGCTGGCCTTCCTCAACCGGCAGAGCCAGTGCTCGGGGCGCTGCTCGCCGCCCCGCTGCTGGACGCCCAGCGAGCCCGAGTCCATCCACCAGGCACCCGACACCCAGAGCATCTCCCACTTCTTGCACCGCGTCCAGGGCTTCCGCCGGCGCGGCGGCAAGGCGGGCGGCTTCGGCGGGCGCGGCGGTGGGCACGCCGCCCGCGCCTCCCGCTGCTCCTTCAGCGACTTCTTCGAGGGCATCGGCAGGAAGAAGAAGGCCCCGGCCGCCGTGCACGCCGACCCCGTGCACCCGCGCAAGAGGGGCCGGCCGGAGCCCGACCCCGTGGGCAAGCCCAAGCGCAAGCGGCGGACCCGCAAGAACGGGGTGCTCTTCCCTGAGCAAAACCCCGGCCAGAGCTTCAGCGACAGTGCCTCCGAGTGGGCTGGGGAGAAGGGCAGCCCTTGGGCCCCCCACCATGGCCACGCCGCCGGCCAGGCCAGCCGCAACTGCAGCTACCAAGGGGCCGAGGCCAGGCCCTTCCACGCCGCGGCGCTGGAGTCGGGCTCCTCCGGCCGGGCCGGCTTCTACGCCGGCAGCGCAGCGTCCTCGCAGGCCGAGGTCAGCCAGGAGCGGCACAGCCTCTTCACGGGGTATTTCCGCTCCTTGCTGGACTCGGACGACTCCTCCGACCTGCTGGACTTCGCCCTCTCGGCCTCGCGCTCCGAGTCCCGTAAATCGGCGGCCGCCTACACGGCTCCCCCCAACGCCCTGGCGGGCCAACGGGGGGGTCTGGCCGCCTACCCGGCCCGGGGGGGCAAAGTGGCGGcgtcagcagcagcccctggcgCCGAGGCCGCCTTCCACGCGGCCATGCAAGGCCGCCAGGCCTTCCctcccggccgccccgccgctgGTTACGGGGTGGCCCAAGGAGCCTCGGAGTGCCGCGGCGCCGAGGCCTTCCCCAAGCTGGTGCCACCCTCGGCCGTGTCGCGGTCGCCCACGGCACACCCGGCGGCCAGCGGCACCCCCGGCTACCCCCAGTACGGCGGCTACAGCGCGGGGCAGAGCGTGGCGCCCGCCAGCGTCTTCCCCCCGGGGAAGCAGTACCCGTCGGCGCAGGACTGCCCCACCAGCAAGGACTGCAGCTTCGCCTacggcagcggcagcagcctCCCGTCCTCCCCCAGCAGCGCCCACAGCGCCGGCTACGCGCAGCAGACGGCCGGCCCCAGCCTGCCGCTGGGCAAGGCCTCCTTCTTCAACAGCGCCGAGGGCGGCCAGTTCTCCAGCGCCGCGCACACCCCGCTGCGCTGCGACAGCCGGGCCAGCACCGTCTCGCCCGGAGGCTACATGGTGCCCAAAGGCTCGGCCTCCTTCCAGCCCTCGCCCGAGAACTGCCGGCAGTTCCCCAGCGCGTCCCAGTGGGCTTTCCGGCAGGGCTACGGCGGGTTGGACTGGAGCTCGGAGGCCTTCAGCCAGCTCTACAACCCGGGCTTCGAGTGCCACCTCAACGAGCCCAACGTCATCCTGGACATCTCCAACTACACCCCGCAGAAGGCCAAGCAGCAGACGGTCTCGGAGACCTTCTCCGAGTCCTCCTCCGACAGCACCCAGTTCAACCAGCCGGCCGGCTACCGGCGCGCCAACAGCGAGGCCTCGTCCAGCGAGGGCCAGTCCAGCCtctccagcctggagaagctCATGATGGACTGGAACGAGGCGTCCTCGGCCCCCGGCTACAACTGGAACCAGAGCGTCCTCTTCCAGAGCAACTCCAAGCCCGGACGGGGCCGGCGGAAGAAGGTGGACATGTTCGACACGTCCCACCTGAACttctcctcctcgtcctcctcctcctccgtgtACCCCTCCAAGAGGAGCACggggccccggcagccccggggctcccgTGGGGCTTGCGCCTCCAAGAAGGAGCGGGGAACGGGCAAGGCCAAGTTCCCCACCAAGTCGCAGCCGGTGAACCCCCTCTTCCAAGAGAGCACGGACCTGGGCTTGGACTACTACAGCGGGGACAGCAGCATgtcccccctgccctcccagtCCCGGGGCTTCGGGGTGGGCGAGCGGGACCCCTGCGACTACGCCGGGCCCTACTCCATGAACCCCTCCACCCCCTCGGACGGGACGTTCGTGCAGGGCTTTCAGAGCGACTCCCCCGGCCTGGGGCAGCCGGATTTGGAGAGCAAGCACTTCCCCGCCCTCCCTCACCAGCTGGCAGCCCCCGGCCAGCAGACTGTCTTCGAGGCCGGCCTGCAGAAAGCCTTCTCGCCCAACTGCTCGCCCACGCTGGCCTTCAAGGAGGACCTGCGGGCGGGCGACCTCCGCAAGCTGCCCGCCTGCGACTCGCTCAAACACAGCATGCAGGGGGGGGCCCTGCCGCACGCCCCGCACATGGCCTGCCGCGACCTCCCCATGCCTCAGCCACACTACGACTCCCCCAGCTGCAAAAATCCCCCCTACTGGTACTCGCCCAACgccagcacccgcagcccctCCTCGTACGACGGCAAGGCGGGGGCCGGCATGCTGGTGGACTTCATGGGCAGGACGGACCCCTCGTGTCTCAACCCCCACCTGAGCAGCCCGAGCGGCACCCACCCCCCCAAGGGCGAGAAGGAGCCCTTGGAGATGTCCCGGGCTCACCACCGAGGCCCCTACGCTTGCCCCCTGATCAATGACTTGAATATCTCCCCCGTACCGAGAGACTCtatgctgcagctgcaggacaaCTACAGGTACCCCAGTTTTGCACCCCAAGGGCACCCCGTCATGGCCCCCACCCAGAAGAGCGGGTTTTTGGGGCCGATGGTAGAGCAACAGCACCCCGAGGACACTTTTACGGTCACCTCATTGTAG